From Nocardioides daedukensis, the proteins below share one genomic window:
- a CDS encoding DLW-39 family protein, protein MKKIVLVLLAVAGAVVAKKKVEESKHEQALWASATDKV, encoded by the coding sequence GTGAAGAAGATCGTCCTCGTTCTGCTCGCCGTCGCCGGCGCTGTCGTCGCGAAGAAGAAGGTCGAAGAGTCCAAGCACGAGCAGGCTCTCTGGGCCTCCGCCACGGACAAGGTCTGA
- a CDS encoding Type 1 glutamine amidotransferase-like domain-containing protein, producing MKLLLTSGGVTNSSIRETLIELLGKPIEDASALCIPTAMYGHPAVGPGQRAWQFISGTAENPMVDLGWKSMGVLELTALPSLDEDRWVPLVQETDVLLAAGGDVLFLCHWMRESGLVDLIPTLSDTVWVGLSAGSMVMTPEVGEDFIQWRPPNGDDSTLGLVDFSICPHLAPDGAPGNSMAEAEEWAARISGPAYAIDDQTAIAVVDGALEVVSEGHWTLLS from the coding sequence ATGAAACTACTTCTCACGTCCGGCGGCGTCACCAACTCCAGCATCCGCGAGACGCTGATCGAGCTGCTGGGCAAGCCGATCGAGGACGCCAGCGCCCTGTGCATCCCCACCGCGATGTATGGGCACCCAGCGGTCGGACCGGGGCAACGAGCCTGGCAGTTCATCAGCGGCACGGCGGAGAATCCGATGGTCGACCTGGGCTGGAAGTCGATGGGAGTCCTCGAGCTCACCGCACTGCCCAGCCTCGACGAGGACCGTTGGGTCCCGCTCGTCCAGGAGACCGACGTCCTGCTTGCGGCGGGCGGCGACGTCCTCTTCCTGTGCCACTGGATGCGGGAGTCCGGACTCGTCGACCTGATTCCAACGCTCAGCGACACGGTGTGGGTGGGCCTGAGCGCCGGAAGCATGGTGATGACTCCCGAGGTCGGGGAAGACTTCATCCAGTGGCGACCACCCAACGGTGACGATTCCACGCTTGGATTGGTCGACTTCTCGATCTGCCCCCACCTGGCACCCGACGGTGCGCCGGGCAACTCCATGGCCGAGGCGGAGGAGTGGGCCGCCCGCATTTCCGGGCCTGCCTATGCCATCGACGACCAGACGGCCATCGCGGTGGTCGACGGTGCCCTCGAGGTTGTGTCAGAAGGGCACTGGACACTGCTTTCCTGA
- the gyrB gene encoding DNA topoisomerase (ATP-hydrolyzing) subunit B: MPDNDEVETTQAQESAPKAPQASSGQVSHDSVNTAPDEGSTYDASAITVLEGLEAVRKRPGMYIGSTGERGLHHLIWEIVDNAVDESLAGYCDRIVLTLQADGGIRVDDNGRGIPTDTAPGQEMPAATMALTMLHAGGKFGGGGYKVSGGLHGVGVSVVNALSTRLVLHVKNRGRLWEQSFQLGVPDFDLREVRELADDEGTGTTVTYYASEDIFETTDYSLETITNRIREMAFLNKGLEMVVRDERPSADDLAEAVADETVAGDVDQAGADAIKPVAEGGIEQVFKYDKGLVDYVEHLNRRKDKANPSVISFEADSANNGTHMSLELAMQWNTSYTESVHTFANNINTHEGGTHEEGFRAALTTLVNHWGEEWGLIKKKEDRVSGDDIREGLTAIISIKLGEPQFEGQTKTKLGNTEAKGFVQRTVNEELGAWLEENPQEGRDIIRKAQAAASARIAARKARDLARNRKGLLGGGGLPGKLADCQSTNPAECEVFIVEGDSAGGSAKQGRDPRIQAILPIRGKILNVEKARIDKVLGNQEVQAIISALGTGILQEEFNLEKLRYHKIVLMADADVDGHHINTLLLTLLFRFMKPLIEQGYVYMAQPPLYRLRWNKPAEHEFVYSDSERDALMKAGLEAGKKLPKENPVQRYKGLGEMNADELWETTMDPDQRLMLQVTLDDAAQADEIFSILMGEDVEQRRSFIQRNAKDVRFLDI; encoded by the coding sequence GTGCCGGACAACGACGAGGTCGAGACCACCCAGGCCCAGGAATCAGCCCCCAAGGCTCCCCAGGCATCGAGTGGGCAGGTCTCCCACGACTCGGTCAACACCGCACCCGACGAGGGTTCGACGTACGACGCCTCCGCGATCACCGTGCTCGAGGGCCTCGAGGCAGTGCGCAAGCGCCCGGGCATGTACATCGGCTCGACAGGTGAGCGCGGACTGCACCACCTGATCTGGGAGATCGTGGACAACGCGGTCGACGAGTCGCTGGCCGGCTACTGCGACCGGATCGTGCTGACCCTGCAGGCCGACGGCGGCATCCGCGTCGACGACAACGGTCGAGGCATCCCCACCGACACCGCGCCCGGCCAGGAGATGCCGGCGGCGACGATGGCGCTGACCATGCTGCACGCCGGTGGAAAGTTCGGCGGCGGCGGCTACAAGGTCTCCGGTGGTCTGCACGGCGTCGGTGTCTCGGTGGTGAACGCGCTCTCGACCCGCCTGGTGCTGCACGTGAAGAACCGCGGCCGGCTGTGGGAGCAGAGCTTCCAGCTCGGCGTCCCCGACTTCGACCTGCGCGAGGTGCGCGAGCTCGCCGACGACGAGGGCACCGGCACCACGGTCACCTACTACGCCTCGGAGGACATCTTCGAGACCACCGACTACTCGCTCGAGACGATCACCAACCGCATCCGCGAGATGGCCTTCCTCAACAAGGGCCTCGAGATGGTGGTGCGCGACGAGCGTCCCTCCGCCGACGACCTGGCCGAGGCCGTTGCCGACGAGACCGTCGCCGGCGACGTGGACCAGGCCGGCGCCGACGCGATCAAGCCGGTCGCCGAGGGCGGCATCGAGCAGGTCTTCAAATATGACAAGGGCCTGGTCGACTATGTCGAGCACCTCAACCGTCGCAAGGACAAGGCCAACCCGTCGGTCATCTCGTTCGAGGCTGACTCGGCCAACAACGGCACCCACATGTCGCTCGAGCTGGCGATGCAGTGGAACACGTCGTACACCGAGTCGGTGCACACCTTCGCCAACAACATCAACACCCACGAGGGCGGCACGCACGAGGAGGGTTTCCGTGCGGCGCTGACCACGTTGGTCAACCACTGGGGCGAGGAGTGGGGCCTGATCAAGAAGAAGGAGGATCGGGTCTCGGGTGACGACATCCGCGAGGGCCTGACCGCCATCATCTCGATCAAGCTCGGCGAGCCCCAGTTCGAGGGCCAGACCAAGACCAAGCTGGGCAACACCGAGGCCAAGGGGTTCGTGCAGCGCACGGTCAACGAGGAGCTCGGCGCCTGGCTCGAGGAGAACCCGCAAGAGGGTCGCGACATCATCCGCAAGGCGCAGGCTGCGGCCTCGGCGCGGATCGCGGCCCGCAAGGCCCGCGACCTGGCCCGCAACCGCAAGGGCCTGCTCGGCGGCGGTGGCCTGCCGGGCAAGCTGGCCGACTGCCAGTCGACCAACCCCGCCGAGTGCGAGGTCTTCATCGTCGAGGGTGACTCCGCAGGCGGTTCGGCCAAGCAGGGCCGCGACCCGAGGATCCAGGCGATCCTGCCGATCCGCGGAAAGATCCTGAACGTGGAGAAGGCCCGCATCGACAAGGTGCTGGGCAACCAGGAGGTCCAGGCGATCATCTCCGCCCTGGGCACCGGGATCCTCCAGGAGGAGTTCAACCTTGAGAAGCTCCGCTATCACAAGATCGTGCTGATGGCCGACGCCGACGTCGATGGCCACCACATCAACACCCTGCTGCTCACGCTGCTCTTCCGGTTCATGAAGCCGCTGATCGAGCAGGGCTACGTCTACATGGCGCAACCGCCGCTCTACCGGCTGCGCTGGAACAAGCCCGCCGAGCACGAGTTCGTCTATTCCGACTCCGAGCGTGACGCGCTGATGAAGGCGGGCCTGGAGGCAGGCAAGAAGCTTCCCAAGGAGAACCCGGTCCAGCGCTACAAGGGTCTCGGTGAGATGAACGCGGACGAGTTGTGGGAGACCACGATGGACCCCGACCAGCGGCTGATGCTGCAGGTCACCCTCGACGATGCGGCCCAGGCCGACGAGATCTTCTCGATCCTGATGGGTGAGGACGTGGAGCAGCGTCGCTCGTTCATCCAGCGCAACGCCAAGGACGTGCGATTCCTCGATATCTAG
- a CDS encoding carbon-nitrogen hydrolase family protein, with the protein MSLAIATCQPTASADPRANGAEVRRMLRESAASGARLAHFPEGFLSGYALENVAAWEDVDWAAVRDELEQVAALAGELGIWVVLGSAHPLTPPHWPHNSLYVISDEGKLIDRYDKRKCSSTEVTRFYTPGFESVVFDVDGFRFGLAICIEINFPDVFADYGQLGVDCLLLSAYPVDSIFETKARAYAAIHNYWVSLSVPAQSTHLFHSGLIGPHGEVMADVGGQSGLVVGTLDREDPALRVALDLAKPWRATARAGDIYEERRVIDERSRVRNQF; encoded by the coding sequence ATGAGCCTTGCGATTGCGACGTGCCAGCCCACCGCCTCCGCCGATCCTCGCGCCAATGGTGCTGAGGTGCGGCGCATGTTGCGAGAGTCCGCAGCGTCGGGAGCGCGACTTGCCCATTTCCCTGAAGGCTTTCTGTCCGGATATGCCCTGGAGAACGTGGCCGCCTGGGAGGACGTCGACTGGGCCGCCGTACGCGACGAACTCGAGCAGGTTGCCGCCCTCGCTGGCGAGCTCGGGATCTGGGTGGTTCTCGGTTCTGCTCACCCGCTGACCCCGCCGCATTGGCCGCACAACAGCCTCTACGTCATCTCCGACGAGGGGAAGCTCATCGACCGCTACGACAAACGCAAGTGCTCGAGCACAGAGGTCACCCGGTTCTATACGCCAGGCTTTGAGTCGGTGGTCTTCGACGTTGACGGCTTCCGCTTCGGGCTGGCGATCTGCATCGAGATCAACTTTCCAGACGTCTTTGCCGACTACGGCCAGCTTGGAGTCGACTGCCTGCTGCTCTCGGCGTACCCGGTCGACTCGATCTTCGAGACCAAGGCCCGCGCCTATGCCGCGATCCACAACTACTGGGTGAGTCTGTCCGTGCCTGCGCAGAGCACGCATCTGTTCCACTCCGGACTCATCGGGCCGCATGGCGAGGTGATGGCCGACGTCGGCGGCCAATCCGGGCTGGTGGTCGGGACGCTGGACCGAGAAGACCCCGCACTCCGCGTCGCGCTCGACCTTGCCAAACCTTGGCGGGCGACGGCGCGCGCCGGCGACATCTATGAGGAGCGCCGCGTCATCGACGAGCGCAGCCGAGTGCGCAACCAGTTCTAA
- the gyrA gene encoding DNA gyrase subunit A gives MTETPIHGGGNDNGRIQPIELQTSMQRSYIDYAMAVIVGRALPDVRDGLKPVHRRVLYAMYDGGYRPDRGFSKCSRVVGDVMGQYHPHGDSAIYDTLVRLAQPWVMRAPLILGQGNFGSPGNDPAAAMRYTECKMAPLAMEMVRDIDEETVDFQPNYDGRSSEPTILPARFPNLLVNGSAGIAVGMATSIPPHNLVEVADGAKWALEHPDATREELQDALIERIKGPDFPNGALIVGRQGIEQAYRTGRGSVTQRAVIEIDEDNKGRTCLVIKELPYMVNPDNLALKIAELADSGKVQGISDVRDDTSSRTGQSLVVVLRRDAVARVVLNNLLKHTELQTNFSANMLALVDGVPRTLTIDQFISNWVTHQIEVIQRRTRYRLRKAEEQAHIYRGLVKALDALDEVIALIRRSPDVDEARTGLMNLLEIDELQAQAILDMQLRRLAALERQKIMDRLAELERVIADLEDILANEARQRSIIIEELGDIVESYGTARRSQIIAADGDLSMEDLIPDEELVVSITRGGYAKRTRADQYRTQKRGGKGVRGATLRGDDVVEHFIATTNHHWLLFFTTAGRVYRTKAYNLPEALRDAKGGHVAGLLSFQPDESIAQVLAIRDYEQAPYLVLATRAGLVKKTRLADYNSPRQAGVIAINFRNDDDELIGAELVNSEDHILLVSRKGQAVRFQADDGQLRPMGRATGGVTGMKFRDGDSLLSMSVIRAAQVEAEAEAGMDEDSAAAAEAVEAAEAAAATEPASYFGVHPQYVFTITDGGYAKRTRITEYRTQSRGGIGIKAMNLGNEDRGVLVGAFIVEEGDEILCITASGQVVRSPINENFRSTGRSTQGVKFVSPKKNDSVVVVARSVEARDEEEATESVEDAALVEGATIDESGQVVDQVDQVDEAPAETVTDEEGDA, from the coding sequence GTGACTGAGACACCCATCCACGGCGGCGGCAACGACAACGGCCGGATCCAGCCGATCGAGCTGCAGACCTCCATGCAGCGCTCCTACATCGACTATGCGATGGCGGTCATCGTCGGCCGGGCGCTGCCCGACGTACGCGATGGCTTGAAGCCGGTGCACCGCCGAGTGCTCTATGCAATGTATGACGGCGGCTACCGGCCCGACCGCGGCTTCAGCAAGTGCTCGCGCGTCGTCGGCGACGTGATGGGTCAATATCACCCGCACGGCGACTCGGCGATCTATGACACCTTGGTCCGCCTCGCCCAGCCCTGGGTGATGCGCGCGCCGCTGATCCTCGGCCAGGGCAACTTCGGCTCGCCGGGCAACGACCCCGCGGCCGCGATGCGTTACACCGAGTGCAAGATGGCGCCGCTGGCCATGGAGATGGTCCGCGACATCGACGAGGAGACCGTCGACTTCCAGCCGAACTACGACGGCCGTTCCTCCGAGCCGACGATCCTGCCGGCCCGGTTCCCGAACCTGCTCGTCAACGGCTCGGCCGGTATCGCGGTCGGTATGGCGACCAGCATCCCGCCGCACAACCTGGTCGAGGTTGCCGACGGCGCCAAGTGGGCGCTCGAGCACCCAGACGCGACCCGCGAGGAGCTGCAGGACGCGCTGATCGAGCGGATCAAGGGCCCCGACTTCCCCAACGGCGCGCTGATCGTCGGCCGCCAGGGCATCGAGCAGGCCTATCGCACCGGTCGCGGCTCGGTCACCCAGCGCGCGGTGATCGAGATCGACGAGGACAACAAGGGTCGGACCTGCTTGGTCATCAAGGAACTTCCCTACATGGTCAACCCGGACAACCTGGCGCTGAAGATCGCCGAGCTGGCCGACTCCGGCAAGGTCCAGGGCATCTCCGACGTACGCGACGACACCTCCTCGCGCACCGGACAGTCCCTGGTCGTCGTGCTGCGTCGCGACGCGGTCGCGCGCGTCGTGCTCAACAACCTGCTCAAGCACACCGAGCTGCAGACCAACTTCAGCGCCAACATGCTGGCCCTGGTCGACGGGGTGCCGCGCACCCTGACCATCGACCAGTTCATCTCCAACTGGGTCACCCACCAGATCGAGGTCATCCAGCGACGGACCCGCTACCGGCTGCGCAAGGCCGAGGAGCAGGCCCACATCTACCGCGGCCTGGTCAAGGCGCTCGACGCGCTGGACGAGGTGATCGCGTTGATCCGTCGTTCGCCGGACGTCGACGAGGCGCGCACCGGGCTGATGAACCTGCTCGAGATCGACGAGCTCCAAGCCCAGGCCATCCTCGACATGCAGCTGCGTCGCCTGGCCGCCCTCGAGCGCCAGAAGATCATGGACCGCTTGGCCGAGCTCGAGCGCGTGATCGCGGACCTCGAGGACATCCTGGCCAACGAGGCACGCCAGCGCTCGATCATCATCGAGGAGCTCGGCGACATCGTCGAGAGCTATGGCACCGCGCGTCGTTCGCAGATCATCGCGGCCGACGGCGACCTCTCGATGGAGGACCTGATCCCCGACGAGGAGCTGGTCGTCTCGATCACCCGCGGTGGCTATGCCAAGCGGACCCGTGCCGACCAGTACCGGACCCAGAAGCGCGGCGGCAAGGGCGTGCGTGGCGCGACCCTGCGCGGCGACGACGTGGTCGAGCACTTCATCGCGACCACCAACCACCACTGGCTGCTCTTCTTCACCACGGCCGGCCGGGTCTACCGGACCAAGGCCTACAACCTGCCCGAGGCGTTGCGCGACGCGAAGGGTGGTCACGTCGCCGGGCTGCTGAGCTTCCAGCCGGACGAGTCGATCGCCCAGGTGCTGGCGATCCGCGACTACGAGCAGGCTCCCTATCTGGTCCTGGCGACGAGAGCGGGTCTGGTCAAGAAGACTCGACTGGCCGACTACAACAGCCCGCGCCAGGCCGGCGTCATCGCGATCAACTTCCGCAACGACGACGACGAGTTGATCGGTGCCGAGCTGGTCAACAGCGAGGACCACATCCTGCTCGTCTCCCGCAAGGGCCAGGCCGTGCGCTTCCAGGCCGACGACGGCCAGTTGCGTCCGATGGGTCGCGCGACGGGTGGTGTGACCGGCATGAAGTTCCGTGACGGTGACTCGCTGCTGTCGATGTCGGTGATCCGGGCGGCACAGGTCGAGGCGGAGGCCGAGGCCGGGATGGACGAGGACTCCGCGGCTGCTGCTGAAGCGGTCGAGGCGGCGGAGGCTGCCGCGGCGACCGAGCCGGCGTCGTACTTCGGTGTGCATCCGCAGTATGTCTTCACGATCACCGACGGTGGTTATGCCAAGCGGACTCGGATCACCGAATACCGCACCCAGTCGCGTGGCGGCATCGGCATCAAGGCGATGAACCTCGGCAATGAGGACCGCGGGGTGCTGGTCGGTGCCTTCATCGTGGAGGAGGGCGATGAGATCCTGTGCATCACCGCCAGTGGTCAGGTCGTGCGCTCCCCGATCAACGAGAACTTCCGCTCCACCGGGCGTTCGACCCAGGGTGTGAAGTTCGTGTCGCCGAAGAAGAACGACTCGGTCGTGGTGGTGGCTCGCTCGGTCGAGGCCCGCGACGAGGAGGAGGCGACGGAATCGGTCGAGGACGCCGCACTGGTCGAGGGTGCAACAATCGACGAGTCCGGGCAGGTGGTCGACCAGGTTGACCAGGTCGATGAGGCACCCGCCGAGACTGTCACTGACGAGGAGGGCGACGCCTGA
- a CDS encoding DUF3566 domain-containing protein, whose translation MTEGPRANPRPPAQGPAQPGQHAQGSRAVPSADSEDTKTRLRPATQAGAGSASSEPSVGAKISGAFASAKDQMRANANPDSKKAADVAAKSSGGRRPRRARLRLTRIDPWSVMKAAFLLSVALGIVTIVAVTIVWGVLGMAGVWESINTMVQDVVGGEETADFNVEDYLGMSRVLGFTMLVAVVDVVLLTAMATLGAFLYNMAAALLGGVELTLAEDES comes from the coding sequence ATGACCGAAGGCCCGCGCGCGAACCCCCGACCCCCCGCCCAGGGACCGGCACAGCCCGGCCAGCACGCGCAGGGCAGTCGTGCCGTGCCGTCGGCGGACTCCGAGGACACGAAGACCCGGCTCCGTCCGGCAACTCAGGCAGGTGCGGGTTCAGCATCATCGGAGCCGAGCGTCGGCGCGAAGATCAGCGGCGCCTTCGCCTCGGCGAAGGACCAGATGCGGGCCAACGCCAACCCGGACTCGAAGAAGGCCGCCGATGTGGCCGCCAAGTCCTCGGGTGGACGGCGTCCGCGCCGCGCTCGTCTGCGGCTGACCCGGATTGACCCTTGGTCGGTGATGAAGGCGGCGTTCCTGCTCTCGGTCGCGCTCGGCATCGTCACCATCGTCGCGGTCACCATCGTGTGGGGCGTGCTCGGCATGGCCGGCGTGTGGGAGTCCATCAACACGATGGTCCAGGACGTCGTCGGTGGTGAGGAGACCGCAGACTTCAACGTCGAGGACTATCTCGGCATGTCGCGGGTCCTTGGCTTCACGATGCTGGTCGCGGTGGTCGACGTCGTACTGCTGACGGCGATGGCCACTCTGGGTGCGTTCCTCTACAACATGGCAGCCGCGCTGCTCGGCGGCGTCGAGCTGACGCTGGCCGAGGACGAGAGCTGA
- a CDS encoding helix-turn-helix domain-containing protein, translating to MARISVAEAAAQLGVGPQRVHQRIQDGSLPAERIGSRWVIDEKHLHRIAGSRAPGRPLSERSGWALIAVAAGDSDLLQDLSAPDRSRARARLRSLLSAAYDIDDPREVGRLLSTALRNRANRRCYRAAAPDLPDLREDHRILLSGLSHPDSGLTAGDVVEGYMSIDDLDDVMQEYLLRDVDEDRANVFLHIVPPDAQPRRLGNRARKLLLAADLAQHDGPRELHRAVDVLRELSEPSYERPSSDKGGSR from the coding sequence ATGGCCCGCATCAGTGTCGCGGAAGCCGCCGCACAGTTGGGCGTCGGCCCTCAACGCGTGCACCAGCGCATTCAGGACGGGTCGCTCCCTGCCGAACGCATCGGCAGTCGGTGGGTCATCGACGAGAAGCACCTGCACCGCATCGCTGGCTCCCGCGCGCCCGGACGACCGCTGTCGGAGAGATCTGGATGGGCGCTGATCGCCGTGGCCGCCGGTGACTCCGACCTCCTCCAGGATCTCTCTGCTCCCGACCGCTCCCGAGCCCGAGCTCGCCTCCGGAGCCTGCTGAGCGCCGCGTACGACATCGACGATCCGCGCGAGGTGGGCAGGCTGCTGTCCACTGCTCTGCGCAATCGCGCCAACCGGCGCTGCTACCGGGCCGCGGCTCCCGATCTTCCCGACCTGCGTGAGGATCACCGCATCCTGCTCTCGGGGCTTTCACATCCCGACTCCGGCCTCACTGCTGGCGACGTGGTCGAGGGCTACATGTCGATCGATGATCTCGACGACGTCATGCAGGAATACCTCTTGCGAGACGTCGACGAGGACCGCGCCAACGTCTTCCTCCACATCGTCCCTCCCGACGCGCAACCACGGCGGCTCGGCAATCGCGCCCGGAAGCTGCTCCTTGCTGCCGACTTGGCACAGCACGACGGACCGCGCGAGCTCCACCGCGCCGTCGACGTGCTGCGTGAGCTCTCCGAGCCGTCGTACGAGCGACCGAGCAGCGACAAGGGGGGCAGCCGGTGA